From a single Cyclobacterium marinum DSM 745 genomic region:
- the tsf gene encoding translation elongation factor Ts, which translates to MAITAQEVNKLRQKTGAGMMDCKKALTEAEGDFEKAIDILRKKGQKVSASRADRETKEGVVVTSVSEDGKTGTILSLTCETDFVAKNDEFSAFANAILAEAVKADADSIEAVLALPYEGITIGEKITEMTGKIGEKIGVSHLEKITAEVVEPYIHSNGKLGVLVGLTNTQGADVSDAGKDVAMQIAAMNPVALDKDGVDSSVVEREIEVGKDQARQDGKPEAMLEKIAMGKLNKFYKENTLLSQSFVKDTSKTIAQYLDSVSKGLTVSSFKRVSIG; encoded by the coding sequence ATGGCTATTACTGCACAAGAGGTAAATAAACTGAGACAAAAAACCGGGGCCGGTATGATGGACTGTAAGAAAGCCCTTACCGAAGCTGAAGGAGATTTTGAAAAAGCTATTGATATCCTTAGAAAAAAAGGACAAAAAGTTTCAGCTTCCAGAGCAGACCGTGAAACCAAAGAAGGCGTTGTGGTTACTAGTGTAAGCGAAGACGGTAAAACCGGAACAATCCTTTCACTTACTTGTGAAACAGACTTTGTTGCCAAAAATGATGAGTTTTCTGCCTTTGCTAACGCCATCTTGGCTGAAGCAGTAAAAGCGGATGCTGATAGCATTGAAGCTGTTTTGGCATTGCCTTATGAAGGCATCACCATCGGTGAGAAAATCACTGAAATGACCGGTAAAATCGGTGAAAAAATTGGTGTTTCTCACCTTGAAAAAATAACTGCAGAAGTTGTTGAACCTTATATACACTCCAATGGTAAGTTAGGTGTATTGGTAGGACTAACCAACACCCAAGGTGCTGATGTTTCTGATGCAGGTAAAGATGTTGCCATGCAAATTGCTGCCATGAATCCGGTAGCACTTGACAAAGATGGTGTAGATTCTTCTGTTGTTGAAAGAGAAATCGAAGTTGGTAAAGACCAAGCCAGACAAGACGGGAAACCGGAAGCAATGCTTGAGAAAATTGCCATGGGTAAATTAAACAAGTTCTACAAAGAGAACACTTTGCTTAGCCAGTCTTTCGTGAAAGACACTAGCAAAACCATCGCTCAATACCTTGACAGCGTAAGTAAAGGTTTGACCGTATCTAGTTTCAAAAGAGTTTCTATAGGTTAA
- the rpsB gene encoding 30S ribosomal protein S2, with translation MANIEYKDLLDAGVHFGHLTRKWDPKMAPYIFMEKNGIHIIDLNKTLVCLDEASNAIKQIVRSGKKIMFVATKKQAKDLVAEEARRLKMPYITERWLGGMMTNFATIRKSLKKMSTIDKMSKDDAYKNLAKKERLMISRQREKLENVLGGISDLTRLPAALFIVDIKREHIALAEAKKLGIPVFALVDTNSNPNEVDFPIPANDDAFKSISLLVKAFGAAIEEGLSERKKDKDEAKLSEEEEAKKAADAETKE, from the coding sequence ATGGCCAATATAGAATATAAAGACTTACTGGATGCTGGTGTTCACTTCGGACACTTAACAAGAAAGTGGGATCCTAAAATGGCACCCTATATCTTCATGGAGAAGAATGGGATCCATATTATTGATCTAAACAAAACGCTCGTTTGCCTTGATGAAGCATCCAACGCAATCAAGCAGATCGTACGCTCAGGCAAAAAAATCATGTTTGTAGCTACGAAAAAACAAGCCAAAGATTTGGTAGCAGAAGAAGCCAGAAGGCTTAAGATGCCCTACATTACTGAAAGATGGCTTGGTGGTATGATGACAAACTTTGCTACCATCCGTAAATCTTTGAAGAAGATGTCGACCATAGACAAAATGTCTAAAGACGACGCTTACAAAAACCTAGCGAAGAAAGAAAGGCTGATGATCAGCCGTCAAAGAGAAAAGCTGGAAAATGTATTGGGAGGTATTTCTGACCTTACACGTCTTCCTGCAGCCCTCTTTATTGTAGATATTAAACGGGAGCATATTGCCTTGGCGGAAGCTAAGAAGCTTGGTATTCCTGTGTTTGCATTGGTAGATACAAACTCTAACCCTAATGAGGTTGATTTCCCTATCCCTGCAAATGATGATGCTTTTAAATCCATTTCACTATTGGTGAAAGCATTCGGTGCTGCTATTGAAGAAGGATTGTCTGAACGTAAGAAAGACAAAGACGAAGCTAAACTTTCTGAAGAGGAAGAAGCAAAAAAAGCAGCCGACGCTGAAACCAAAGAATAA
- the rpsI gene encoding 30S ribosomal protein S9, whose product MEVINKIGRRKESVARIYVKSGNGNITVNKRALDKYFPFELHQIVVKQPLVLVNEDGAYDININVDGGGISGQAEAIRMAISRALCEINEDHRSPLKKEGFLTRDSRMVERKKPGRRKARRRFQFSKR is encoded by the coding sequence ATGGAAGTAATTAACAAAATTGGAAGAAGAAAGGAATCCGTAGCCAGGATTTACGTAAAATCCGGGAACGGTAATATCACGGTAAACAAAAGGGCCTTGGACAAGTATTTCCCTTTTGAGCTGCACCAGATTGTGGTGAAGCAACCTTTGGTATTGGTCAATGAGGACGGTGCCTATGACATTAACATCAATGTTGATGGTGGTGGGATCAGTGGTCAAGCAGAAGCCATTAGAATGGCGATATCTAGAGCCCTTTGTGAAATCAACGAAGACCACAGAAGTCCGTTGAAAAAAGAAGGATTCTTAACGCGTGATTCCAGAATGGTTGAACGTAAGAAACCAGGAAGAAGAAAAGCAAGAAGAAGATTCCAGTTCTCTAAGAGATAA
- the rplM gene encoding 50S ribosomal protein L13: MNTLSYKTISANDATVEKEWVVVDAQSQVLGRFSSEVAKMLRGKHKPNFTPHVDCGDNVIVINAEKVRLTGRKWTEKVYVRHTGFPGGQRIATPKILLEKSPRTLVEKAVKGMLPKNRLGRKLYTNLYVYAGSEHPHSAQKPKEVKL, encoded by the coding sequence GTGAATACTTTAAGCTATAAGACCATATCAGCGAATGATGCTACGGTGGAGAAGGAGTGGGTAGTAGTGGATGCCCAATCCCAGGTACTCGGCAGATTTTCAAGCGAAGTGGCAAAAATGTTGAGAGGGAAGCACAAGCCAAACTTTACCCCTCATGTTGATTGCGGAGACAACGTTATTGTAATTAACGCAGAGAAAGTAAGACTTACCGGAAGGAAGTGGACAGAGAAGGTATATGTACGTCACACGGGATTTCCCGGGGGTCAACGTATAGCTACTCCAAAGATCCTTTTGGAAAAATCGCCACGTACTCTGGTAGAGAAAGCAGTAAAAGGAATGCTTCCAAAAAACAGACTTGGTAGAAAACTATACACTAACCTGTATGTATACGCCGGCTCGGAGCATCCGCACAGCGCACAAAAACCTAAAGAAGTAAAACTTTAA